CCGACGAACCCACAGCGAGCGACCGAGACCCGCCGGACCCCACCGGATCGACCGGCCGGTTCGACGGCATCGACCGGACGACCCGCTGGGTCCTCGCCGTCGTCGCCGGCGGTCTGCTCGCTCGCCTCGCCCTCCTCGGCGCGCGCGTCGCCCACTACGACGAGGGGCGAGTGGCCTGGTGGTCGAGTTACTTCCTCGAGACCGGCCAGTTCGAGTACCGCTACATCATCCACGGCCCGCTCGTCCAGCACGTCAACAAGTTCCTCTTCGACGCGCTGGGCGCCAACGACTTCACCATGCGGCTGTTCGTGGCGCTCGTCGGTGCCTTCCTCCCGCTCGCGGCGCTCCTGTTCCGCGAGCACCTCGACGGCGACGAGGTGATCGGGACCGCCTTCTTCCTCGCCTTTAGCCCGCTGCTGCTGTACTACTCCCGTTTCTTCCGGAGCACGCTGCTGGCCACGGCGTTCGCGTTCGTCGCCTTCGGTCTGCTCGTGCGCGCTTACGACGAGTACTCGGTGTGGTACGTCTACGGGGCCGTCGTCTTCGTCGCGCTGGCGTTCACCGCAAAGGAGAACGCCGCGGTGTACCTGCTCGTGTGGCTCGGCGCGAGCGCCCTGCTGCTCGACCAGGCGCTGTTCCGGACCGGCGGCGACCGCTCGGGCTTCGAGTGGGCGCGCGAGCGTCTCGACGCTCGCACCCGACCGCTCGGGGACTACGTCGCCGACTTCCTGTGGCACGGCGCGGTCGCGGTCGTCCTGTTCCTGGCGGTCACGCTGTACTTCTACGCCCCGCGGTCGCCGGGCACCGAGGCCGTCGGCTTCTGGCAGGCGGTCACCAACCCGACGCTGTTCCCCGATCTCTTCGACCGGACGCTCGACGACGTGGTCGAGGGGTACAGCTACTGGTTCGGCGGGACGACCGACGCCGGCTGCCGCAAGGAGAACGTCGTCGACGCCTACCTCTGCTTCCTCGGGCAGGAGGTCCACGCGATGGCCCAGTCGGCGCTGGCGCTCACCCTGATGGCCGTCGTCGGCTTCCTCGCCGAGCGGTGGGGTCGCGTCCGCTCGCGCGGCGTCGTCCTCTTCTGTGCCTACTGGGGCTTCGTCTCCGTCGTCGGCTACCCGCTCGGGACCGACATCGCCAACGCCTGGATCGCCGTCAACGCGCTCGTCCCGCTGGCGATCCCCGCCGGCGTCGGCATCGCGCTGGTCGTCGACCGCGCCCGCGACTCCGTCCACACCGGTTCGGTCAGGTTCGGCATCACCGCGTTCGCCCTCGTGTTGATCGCCGGCTACATGGCCGGCTCCGCGGGCTGGTTCGTCTACATGAACGACACCAGCGACGGGAACGAACTCGTCCAGTACGCCCAGCCGGCCGACGACTTCCGCCCGTCGATGGCGGTGCTGGAGGACCACGCCGCCGACCACCAGGGTCCCGACGTGCTCTTCGTCGGAAACAGTTACGTCCGCAACACCCCGCGGGACGGCGGGATCGAACCACGCTGTTCCAGCATCAGCGAGACGCTCCCCTTACAGTGGTACGTCGACGCCTACGGCGCCACCGGCGACTGCATTCAGGACGAGGGAATCGCCGTTCAGCGACTCCAGGACGGCGATATCGATCCACTGGTCGTCATCGCGCCGAACTCCCTGGAAGAGGACCTGGCGCCCGGGCTGGAGGGGTACGACGCCGACACCTACCGTCTGCGGGTCTACGGCAGCGAGACGGTCTTCTTCAGCGACCGGACGCCCGACCAGTCGAGCGGGAACGCGAGCGCCGTCGAACCGCGGGCGCTCGCCGTCGGCAACTGACCGGCTCCCCGATCACCCCTCCTCGTCCTCCCGAAGGCCGCGCTCGCGCTCCCAGCCCCGGACCAGTGCCGTCAGCGTCTCGTTGGCCGGCACCGCCGCCTCGGCCCGGTCGACGACCGCGCCGTTGATCGCGTCGACCTCCGTCCGCCCGCCGGCGTCGACGTCCTGCAGCATCGACGACCGGTTTGCGCTCGTCGCCGCCGCCACGCGCTCGACCGCCTCGACCGCGGCGTCGTCGGACAGGTCGATCCCCCGCTCGCGCGCGACGCGCGCGGCTTCCCTCGCCGCGCGGCGAGCCGGCTCGCCCGCCGGCCCGTCGACCAGCGCGCCGTTCTCGACGCGCGCGAGCGCGGTCACCGCGTTGATCCCCGCGTTGACGGCCAGCTTCTCCCAGCACCGTCGGGGCATGTCGGCGGCGACGGTCGTCTCGACGCCGGCCGCGCGCATGGCCGGTCCCACGCGGTCGGCGACCGGCGACTCCCCACCGTCGGGCGGGCCCAGCGCCACCTCGCCGCGGCCGGTACACTCGACGGCGCCCGGTTCGGTCAGGCGCGCGCCGTAGGTGCAGGTGCCCGCGAGCACCGGCGCGTCGAGCGCCTCGGCCAGCACCGCCTCGTTGCCCAGCCCGTTCTGGACGGAGAGGACCGCGTCGAGGTCGGCGCCACCGAGCGCCTCGGCGGCGGCCGGCGTGTCGAAGGCCTTCACGGCGACGAGGGCCAGGTCGAACCGCTCGGCGGGTACCGTCGTCGTCGCCGCCGGCGCGACGCGCGCCGAGACCTCGCCGGCGATCCGGAGCCCCTCGGCGCGGACCCGCTCGACGTGGGGGTCGCGACCGACCAGCGTCACGTCGTGGGCGCGCGCGAGCAGTCCCCCGAGGAGGCTCCCGAGGCTACCGGCGCCGAAGACGAGGGCGCGCACGGCCGCCTCAGTCCTCGGCCCAGTAGTAGATGCTCTCGCGCTCGGCGCCGCAGGCGGGGCAGGTCTCGGGGATCTCCTCGATGTCGCCCATCTCACCGCAGTCCCAGCAGCGCCACATCAGCTCGGCCTCGCCGCTGTCGGCGGTGGTCGAGAGGTGTTGGCCCATGCCGGCGATCCCCTCCTCGGTCGTCACGTAGAAGCCGTGCTCGTCGAACCCGCGAACGGTCCCCAGTCGGTTCCCCTCGTCGTCGAAGACCGCCTGGCCGAATCCCAGATCGGTCTCTCTGTCTGGTTCGCTCACACGTGAACCGACGCCCGACCCGCGCATAAATGTGGGTGTCGACCTCGACGAGGGTACCCGGTTCGTTCCGCGAACCCGCCGTGCCGGCGGGGAGTCCCTCGCGGCCCTGGGGTCCGCCGCAGTCGCGCCGTCAGCCCGCCGCGGCGTCGAGGATCGCGCCGCGGTTGTCCACGTACGTCGAGTAGTGAGCGCCGTCGCCGAGGTAGAGGTCGGCGGCGGGGAGCAGGTCGCCGAACGTCCGCGCGAGGTCGGGACCGACCGTCGCGTCGGCACGACCGTGCCAGAGGTCAACCTCGTGGGGACAGCCGCGGGCGTCGAACCCCCAGTCGTCGCCCACCAGCGGCAGGTCGTGGGCCGGCCCCCGGGAGCCGTTGCGGAACGCCTCGGCGCCGTCGGCGAACAGCGTCTCGCCCGCCGGGCCGTCGAAGACCGCTCGGTCCTCGGGCGGTGACCCGACTTTCAGCGCCGTGCGGAACTGCGGCCAGGCGTTGTCGGCCAGCCACGCCGAGGAGGCGAACGCCGCCTGGGAGAAGCCCGGCACGAACCGCGTCGCCGACAGCACCGCCTCGTTGAACGGGTCCGCTCGGTCCCGCGTCTCTGGCGGCGTCACCGTACTCACCAGCGACACCCCCCGAACGCGCTCGGGCACCGCGTGGGCGCAGGCCATCGCGTGCGGGCCGCCGCCGGAGAAGCCCGTCACGCCGAAGCGGTCGACGCCCAGCGAGTCGGCCAGCGCGCACACGTCGGTCGGCCAGTCGAGCAGCCGGCGGTCGCGCTGGAACTCGGAGGCGCCGAAGCCCGGTCTATCGGGGGCGACGAGGCGGATCCCCCGTTCGGCGGCCGCGTCGTCGCACAGCGACCACATCAGCCGCGACCCGATGACGCCGTGGAAGGCGAAGACGGGCGTCCCCGCGGGGTCGCCGTACTCGGCGTAGGCGAGCGTTCGGCCGTCCGGAAGTTCCATCGTCGACGGCTCGTTCATGTGTTCGTACCTACGTCTCTGCGCACAAACGGATGTCGCTCCGAGATGTACCGGTTGTTACTGCGAATCCCCCGACCGCGAACTCGACCACGGCCGTGAACAGCGTGAAAGCCCCCGCTCGCTCAATGAAAGGGGCGACCCGTTCGACGACGGCCGACGAAGCAAGCACTGGAACGAGCGGAGCGAGTGAAGCGCACAGCGAGTCGCCCGAGTCGAACGGGTCGGGGCTTTCACGCTGTTCTGCGGTCCAGTTCGATCGGGCGTCGCAGTAGCGTGTGCCGTGTCGACTTCTCTCACATCCCCGATCGTCACGTATTCACATCGGACCGACACGCCTACTTCCCTCCATCGAGAACCGCCGACCATGCTAAGCAGGCAGTTCGTTCGGGAGAACCCCGAACGGGTCCGCGACGCCATCGAGCGCAAGGGCGTCACGGGCGTCGACCTGGACGAGATCCTCGAGATCGACGAGGAGTGGCGCGAACTCAAGTCCCGCGGCGACGGCCTCCGCCACGAGCGCAACGAGGTCTCCTCGACCATCGGCGAACTCAAACAGGAGGGCAACGAGGAGGAAGCCCAGGAAGCCATCGAGCGCTCCCAGGAGCTCAAAGACGAACTGCAGGAGGTCGAGGACCGGGCGGACGAGCTGCAGGCGGAACTGGAGGAGCGCCTTCTGGAGATCCCGAACGTCCCCCACGACTCGGTCCCCACGGGCGAAGACGAGAGCGACAATATCGAGCGCTACCGCGAGGGGTTCGACGACCTGCGGGTCGACCCGGACGACGTGACCCCGCACTACGACCTGGGCGAGGACCTCGACGTCCTCGACTTCGAGCGCGGCGCGAAGGTGTCGGGCGGCGGCTTCCAGTTCGTCAAGGGCGACGGCGCGAAACTGGAGCGGGCGCTGATCCAGTTCTTCCTCGACGTCCACGAGGAGCAGGACTACGTCGAGGTCGCGCCGCCGATCCCCGTCAACTCGGCGTCGATGCGCGGGACCGGCCAGCTCCCCAAGTTCGCCGAGGACGCCTACCGCGTGGAAGCCCGCCAGGAGGACGACTACGACGACGACGACCTGTGGCTGCTCCCCACCGCCGAGGTACCGGTCACGAACATGTACCGCGACGAGATCCTGCTCGACGACGACCTCCCGCTGAAGCACCAGGCCTTCTCCCCCAATTTCCGCCGCGAGGCCGGCGAGCACGGCACCGAGACGCGGGGCTACGTCCGCGTCCACCAGTTCAACAAGGTCGAACTCGTCAACTTCGTCCGCCCGGAGGAGAGCTACGACCGGCTGGAGGGGCTGCTCGGCGAAGCCGAGGAAGTCCTCCGGCGGCTCGGCCTTCCCTACCGGGTGCTGGACATGTGTACCGGCGACATGGGCTTCACCCAGGCCAAGAAGTACGACATCGAGGTGTGGGCGCCCGGCGACGACATGGAGGGCGGTCCCGACGTGGGCGGTCGCTGGCTCGAAGTATCGTCCGTCTCGAACTTCGAGGACTTCCAGGCCCGGCGTGCGGGCCTGCGGTATCGGCCCGAGCGCCACGAGTCGGCGGAGTACCTCCACACGCTCAACGGGAGCGGCGTGGCGGTCCCGCGAGTCATGGTCGCGATCATGGAGTACTACCAGAACGACGACGGCACCGTCACCGTCCCCGAGGCGCTACGGCCGTACATGAACGGCCAGGAACTCATCGAGGGCCACGAACCCGTCGGCGAGAGCGCCGTCGGGGCCGGCGAGAAGGAGTGACCGAGGGACGCCAGGAGTCCGTGACACCGGACGTCGCGCTCAGTCGGTGTACGTTTCGATCCGCTCGATCCCGGCCTCGCACACCGAGAACACGTCGACGAAGCCGGTGATCACCGAGTCGTCGGCGGCGAGCAGTCGCCCCTGGACGGCGACGCCCCCGTCGGCCTCGTCGTCGCCCTCTCGCCCGTCCCCATCGGTTCGACCCCCGAACACCGCTTCGACGCGGTGAGTAGTGTCGGTCTGCGGGCGCTCCTCGCGCATGAACTCGACGAAGCGGTCGCGACCGTCGATGGTCCGGTCCGGCCGGTCGTGGACGAACCCCTCGGCCAGCAGGTCGGCCAGCCGGTCGTAGTCGGCCTCGTCGAGCACCCGGTAGTACGCCCGCGCCCGCTCGGCGCCGTCGGTCATGCCTGCGCTTGGCGAGGCTCCGAAAAGAACGCGGCGGTCGCGGGTTCGCCGGATCCGCCGGACCCGCGACCCGCCACCTATCGCCCTGGAATGTCCCAGTTCGCCCGTTCGTCCTCGGCCTCGTCTTCGTCGTCGCCCTCGGTCGGGTCGGCCAGGTCGAGTTCCTCGACGGCCGCGTCGCCGTCTTCGCCTTCGGGGTCCGCAGCCGCCGCCTCCGGGTCGTCCGCCGAGTCGTCGCCGGCGGCGGGCGTGGTGTCCGCCGTCGCCCCCGCGGGTCCGTCCGTCGCACTCTCAGACCCGGCCTCGTCGGCGGCGTCGACGGCGTCCATGTCCATCTCCAGGTCGCCCTCGACGGTGTCGCCCTCGACGCTCGACTCCTCGGTGGCGGTGTCGTCGTCCGCTTCGTCGGCGGCGTCGACGGCGTCTAAGTCCATCTCCAGGTCGCCCTCGACGGTGTCGGGTTCGTCGGTCGGTTCGTAGTCGTCGGCCTCGCCGGCGACGGCGGCGTCCAGGTCGGCGTCGTCGACGGCCAGTCCGGTGTCGACGCCGCCGGCGTCGTCGGCCCGCCAGTCGTAGCCCTCCGCTTCCCCGTGGTCGACGACGACCGAGTCGCCGAGTTCGACGCCGTCGGCGGTCAGTCGGAAGGCGTCGGGTCCGGGCGGCTCGGAGAGGTCGGTGGCGGCGTCGAGCAGGCGCTGGGCGTCCTCGCGGTACTGCGCGCCCTGCTTGCCCCGGCCGCTGGCGAGCGCGTCGGCGGAGTCGGCCAGCCAGCTGGTCGCGTGGGCGAGCGTGTCGGCCTTCTCCTCGGTGCGGTCGACGACCGTCTCGAAGTCGGCGGTCTCGGCGAACCGCACGGCCGTGTCGAAGTGGTCGGCGGCGGCGGTGAACGCTGGTTCGGCCTCCTCGAACCCGCTGCGTGCGTCCATCCACTCGCGGTCCTCGTAGTCGGCCATCGCCGCCCGAAACGCCCGGCGACCCTCGGCGTAGTGGTCGTGGCCGACGCGGTAGCGCTCCAGCGCGGTGTCGTCGCCGCCGATACTTCCCACGGCCTCCTTGACGGGCGCCACGTCGAGCGGCGTCTCGAGGTCGTCGGCCGCCCGGGCGTACTCGACGGTGCCCCGGTGGTCGACGACGAAGACGGCCCGTCGGACGAGGCGCTCGCCGACCTCGTTCTCGGTGGCCACGCCGTAGGCCTCCGCGGCTTCGCCCTCGCGGTCGCTCAACAGCGGGACGTGCAGCCCGTAGCGCTCGGCGAACGCCTCGTGGCTGTAGGTGCTGTCCGGCGAGACCCCGAACACCGACACGTCCTTCTGCATCGTGAACAGATCCAGATCGCCCAGGTCCGACTCCTGCATCGTGCAGGCGGGGTTGAAATCCGCCGGGTAGAACGCGAGGACGACGATCCCCTCCCCCAGGTACTCGTCGAGATCGACCCGTCGGCGCTCGCCGTCGACGTACGCCGGCAGGTCGACCGCTGGCGCCGCCACACCCTCCGAAAGCATTGATACAGACAACTAAGTTATCGTATTTAGACCTTCCCAGCGTTTTCACGCGCTGTATACGCCGGATCGGCACGCGTTCGGGGCGGGTCCGCTCCGAGCGGCTTTTGTCACCGCGGGGAGTACCCCTGCCGTGGAGTTACACGTCCGCTACGAGGGCGACGACGACCCCGAGAAGTGCTCGGCCCGCCGGCTCGCGAAGTTCGACGACGCCGAGTTGCACCGCTCGACGCGGGCGACGCCGCCGGGGATCGTCCTCAACCCCTTCGCCGACCGGGCGCTCTCGCCCGCCGACCGCGAGGGGACGGGCGTCCTGCGGAGCGGAGCGACGCACGGCTCGGAAGACGAGCGCCGCTCGTCTTCCGGTGCGCGCCGCGACCGCCTCGTCGCGCTCGACTGCTCGTGGGAGACCGCCGAGCGCGAGGCCTTCGACCTGGAGGGCGTCCACCGCTCGCTGCCCTTCCTCGTCGCCGCCAATCCGGTCAACTATGGGACCGCCTTCCAGTTGAACACCGTCGAGGCGTTCGCCGGCGCCCTGTGCATCCTCGGCGAGCGCGAGCGGGCCGCGGAGATCCTCGACCGGTTCTCGTGGGGTCACACCTTCCTCGAACTCAACGAGGAACCCCTGCGCCGGTACGCCGACTGCACCGACTCGACGGAGGTACTCGCCGTGCAGGACGACTACCTCGCCGACGAGGACGAGGCGTAGAATCCGTCGAACCGGCCGTCCGGCGCCGCCGCTCGCGTGTAGCGGCGAGAACCCGGAGGACCGGGCGTCGGTTCAGTTCGACGCGGCGATCGGGCCCAGTACCGGCAGGCCGTAGCGCTCGCCCTGGTAGGCCTTGAAGACCAGCAACAGCCAGACGGCGAACGCGCCGAGGCCGACGAGGCCGTTCAGCGGCAACACCAGGAACGCGAAGATGTCGCCGACGACCGGTATCGCCGTGAGTATCCCCATGACGATGCCGACGGCGACCCACGCGGCGATGGCGACCGCGCCGAAGCCGATGCTCTGGATCGAGTGAAAGCGCACGAAGTCGTCCTCGTCGCCCTCGACCAGCAGCATGACGACCCCCGTCAGCGGCGCGAACAGGTACGCGATCGCCGCCGCGACGTTCGGCTCCAGGTCCGTCCCGCCCGCCGCGGGTCCGGTCATCTCGCCGCTCGGCTGCGTGCTCGCGGCTCGCCCGGCGGACTGTCCACCCGCCTGACCGCCCGTCCGTCCCCCGGATTGCCCGTCGGTCCGTCCGGTCCCGGCCTGTCCACCGGCCGACTGCCCGCCCGTGGACTGACCACCGGCCGACTGCCCGCCCGTGGACTGACCACCAGTCGACTGTCCGCCCGTGGACTGGCCACCGGCCGACTGCCCGCCCGTGGACTGACCACCAGTCGACTGCCCGCCCGTGGACTGACCACCAGTCGACTGCCCGGACGCCTCCTCGGTCGAGTCGCCGTCGGGAGACGTTCCGTTCGCGGACTGTTCTCCCGTGGACTGACCGCCCGTGGACTGGTCCGCGACGGACTGTCCGCCGGTGGACTGGCCCTCGATCGACTCCCCGTCGGTCGGTTCCTCGACCTGACCGCTCTCGTCGGACTCGCCCGCTTCGGCGGACCCGTCGTCCGTCATCGGTCCACCTCAGCGGCGCGCAGCCCCCGTCGATGCCCCGTTACCCTCGGTCGGTGGTTCCCAACCATGTCAGCACGGGCGAATGCCCCGCTTGTAATACTTTTCACTGTCGGATGATATTTGGAGGCTGCTCTCGGGGTCGTCCAGACGGAGTGAGCGCCCGGTTCGACGGCGGTACTCGACACTCGCGGCCGGTTCGAGAGCGAACCGCGCCAGCGCGAGGGGCAGCGGGGCGGCGTGGTCGATAGCGGACCCGTCCGGGCGTACGAGACCGTCTCGTCGAGCAAGCACCTCGCCGGCGCTCGGTCTCGGTCAACTCGTCGAGGCCGAGCGGCGGCCCCGCTCGCCGCGGGACCGCGCGGGGACGACCCGGACGCCAGGGCAACGCTTTACTCGGGCGGGGAGCACGGTTCGGCATGGAGACGGATCGACTCCGCGAGGCGCTG
The window above is part of the Halosimplex rubrum genome. Proteins encoded here:
- the serS gene encoding serine--tRNA ligase, encoding MLSRQFVRENPERVRDAIERKGVTGVDLDEILEIDEEWRELKSRGDGLRHERNEVSSTIGELKQEGNEEEAQEAIERSQELKDELQEVEDRADELQAELEERLLEIPNVPHDSVPTGEDESDNIERYREGFDDLRVDPDDVTPHYDLGEDLDVLDFERGAKVSGGGFQFVKGDGAKLERALIQFFLDVHEEQDYVEVAPPIPVNSASMRGTGQLPKFAEDAYRVEARQEDDYDDDDLWLLPTAEVPVTNMYRDEILLDDDLPLKHQAFSPNFRREAGEHGTETRGYVRVHQFNKVELVNFVRPEESYDRLEGLLGEAEEVLRRLGLPYRVLDMCTGDMGFTQAKKYDIEVWAPGDDMEGGPDVGGRWLEVSSVSNFEDFQARRAGLRYRPERHESAEYLHTLNGSGVAVPRVMVAIMEYYQNDDGTVTVPEALRPYMNGQELIEGHEPVGESAVGAGEKE
- a CDS encoding ketopantoate reductase family protein → MRALVFGAGSLGSLLGGLLARAHDVTLVGRDPHVERVRAEGLRIAGEVSARVAPAATTTVPAERFDLALVAVKAFDTPAAAEALGGADLDAVLSVQNGLGNEAVLAEALDAPVLAGTCTYGARLTEPGAVECTGRGEVALGPPDGGESPVADRVGPAMRAAGVETTVAADMPRRCWEKLAVNAGINAVTALARVENGALVDGPAGEPARRAAREAARVARERGIDLSDDAAVEAVERVAAATSANRSSMLQDVDAGGRTEVDAINGAVVDRAEAAVPANETLTALVRGWERERGLREDEEG
- a CDS encoding nuclear transport factor 2 family protein produces the protein MTDGAERARAYYRVLDEADYDRLADLLAEGFVHDRPDRTIDGRDRFVEFMREERPQTDTTHRVEAVFGGRTDGDGREGDDEADGGVAVQGRLLAADDSVITGFVDVFSVCEAGIERIETYTD
- a CDS encoding DUF367 family protein, coding for MELHVRYEGDDDPEKCSARRLAKFDDAELHRSTRATPPGIVLNPFADRALSPADREGTGVLRSGATHGSEDERRSSSGARRDRLVALDCSWETAEREAFDLEGVHRSLPFLVAANPVNYGTAFQLNTVEAFAGALCILGERERAAEILDRFSWGHTFLELNEEPLRRYADCTDSTEVLAVQDDYLADEDEA
- a CDS encoding redoxin domain-containing protein — its product is MLSEGVAAPAVDLPAYVDGERRRVDLDEYLGEGIVVLAFYPADFNPACTMQESDLGDLDLFTMQKDVSVFGVSPDSTYSHEAFAERYGLHVPLLSDREGEAAEAYGVATENEVGERLVRRAVFVVDHRGTVEYARAADDLETPLDVAPVKEAVGSIGGDDTALERYRVGHDHYAEGRRAFRAAMADYEDREWMDARSGFEEAEPAFTAAADHFDTAVRFAETADFETVVDRTEEKADTLAHATSWLADSADALASGRGKQGAQYREDAQRLLDAATDLSEPPGPDAFRLTADGVELGDSVVVDHGEAEGYDWRADDAGGVDTGLAVDDADLDAAVAGEADDYEPTDEPDTVEGDLEMDLDAVDAADEADDDTATEESSVEGDTVEGDLEMDMDAVDAADEAGSESATDGPAGATADTTPAAGDDSADDPEAAAADPEGEDGDAAVEELDLADPTEGDDEDEAEDERANWDIPGR
- a CDS encoding DUF7130 family rubredoxin-like protein; translated protein: MRGSGVGSRVSEPDRETDLGFGQAVFDDEGNRLGTVRGFDEHGFYVTTEEGIAGMGQHLSTTADSGEAELMWRCWDCGEMGDIEEIPETCPACGAERESIYYWAED
- a CDS encoding flippase activity-associated protein Agl23, which codes for MSRSDPESDAAGSGDTGESAGPETGVDGDSADPADEPTASDRDPPDPTGSTGRFDGIDRTTRWVLAVVAGGLLARLALLGARVAHYDEGRVAWWSSYFLETGQFEYRYIIHGPLVQHVNKFLFDALGANDFTMRLFVALVGAFLPLAALLFREHLDGDEVIGTAFFLAFSPLLLYYSRFFRSTLLATAFAFVAFGLLVRAYDEYSVWYVYGAVVFVALAFTAKENAAVYLLVWLGASALLLDQALFRTGGDRSGFEWARERLDARTRPLGDYVADFLWHGAVAVVLFLAVTLYFYAPRSPGTEAVGFWQAVTNPTLFPDLFDRTLDDVVEGYSYWFGGTTDAGCRKENVVDAYLCFLGQEVHAMAQSALALTLMAVVGFLAERWGRVRSRGVVLFCAYWGFVSVVGYPLGTDIANAWIAVNALVPLAIPAGVGIALVVDRARDSVHTGSVRFGITAFALVLIAGYMAGSAGWFVYMNDTSDGNELVQYAQPADDFRPSMAVLEDHAADHQGPDVLFVGNSYVRNTPRDGGIEPRCSSISETLPLQWYVDAYGATGDCIQDEGIAVQRLQDGDIDPLVVIAPNSLEEDLAPGLEGYDADTYRLRVYGSETVFFSDRTPDQSSGNASAVEPRALAVGN
- a CDS encoding alpha/beta fold hydrolase, producing MNEPSTMELPDGRTLAYAEYGDPAGTPVFAFHGVIGSRLMWSLCDDAAAERGIRLVAPDRPGFGASEFQRDRRLLDWPTDVCALADSLGVDRFGVTGFSGGGPHAMACAHAVPERVRGVSLVSTVTPPETRDRADPFNEAVLSATRFVPGFSQAAFASSAWLADNAWPQFRTALKVGSPPEDRAVFDGPAGETLFADGAEAFRNGSRGPAHDLPLVGDDWGFDARGCPHEVDLWHGRADATVGPDLARTFGDLLPAADLYLGDGAHYSTYVDNRGAILDAAAG
- a CDS encoding DUF4870 domain-containing protein; its protein translation is MTDDGSAEAGESDESGQVEEPTDGESIEGQSTGGQSVADQSTGGQSTGEQSANGTSPDGDSTEEASGQSTGGQSTGGQSTGGQSTGGQSAGGQSTGGQSTGGQSTGGQSAGGQSTGGQSAGGQAGTGRTDGQSGGRTGGQAGGQSAGRAASTQPSGEMTGPAAGGTDLEPNVAAAIAYLFAPLTGVVMLLVEGDEDDFVRFHSIQSIGFGAVAIAAWVAVGIVMGILTAIPVVGDIFAFLVLPLNGLVGLGAFAVWLLLVFKAYQGERYGLPVLGPIAASN